CCTTCTCATATTGAAATTGCTGCGCAAAGTATTGTCTTTCATGAACAAGTAAACTTGTTTTTTGCCAACCCATTGCTCTCTTGTTGTTGTAGGAGATTACTACCCAGAATATCATACGAACTCAAAGGTCTGTATCTCTTTGCTTTCGccattcaagtcgactgatcTGGTAATGATAGACTATATAATACTTAATGTGAACTCTAGAGAAGCAAGAGGTGTGGGTGGCGATGATTCTTCAGATATCTTCTCCGAACGCCCTGATTCCGGTGCTCTCAAGGTCCTCTTCTTCCGgcccattttttttaaatcttattTTCCCTCAATTTTTGGGCATTCTGCTTTATTTAGTATTGAGCTTATTGCTACTGCTGTTGTTACAGGAGCATCTGTTGAAGATGACCACCGACCATCGGGCCCTAATGGCTGTTAAACGCGGGACTCAGGATCAACAAGGTTCCTATTTTACCATCAGCTTTACTTGAAGTTATTGTCTTGTTATATGACTTAAAGAACCTTCATAGGGGGTTGCAACACTATCCAGCTCTCAACCTTTTGATTTATTGGATTAGTTTCCACATATCATAGAACATGAGCTGATGAGTCTACGGATTAATATTCAGCATTCATGGAAACTGTGGTTATTGGTGAAACTTAGATGTCTATTGAGTTCATGGAAGCCTGGTGTTTCTTATAGTATCCAGTTCCCTTAGCTTTATTTGAAGACTTCTTGTTCTCTATTGTAGTgtggtctttttttttcttgtataTCAACAATTGGTAGCATAGTCAATCTAGTCggtggtgtttttttttgggggttgGGGTAAATTCTTTCAAGCTGTTGCCAAACTCGTCAGATTTTGATGGTGTTAATGATTCCATATATGGTTGTCTTAACAGGTAACTTAGAAATCGGTAACGGCTATGGTGTACCAGGAGGAGGTGCTTATCATGGTGGTATGAGGTCTAATAATACTCTACCTAGTAAGACTGATTGCAGCACTTGGACTGTATTTAAATCTTTTTTCTTAAATCTGGTTTTCAAACAGTTGTTGTTACATATGATGCCTAGGGAATTTGGGACTTGGAATCAATGAAATGGGACAGATGAACTTTGAGCCTGATAAGGGCTTTGAACAGAAACATCCTTCTAAAGAATTGTCCGAGtatcttaaaaaaaagttgCGAGATAGAGGTATTCTTAAAGATGACTCAAACAAAGATGACGTTGTAAGTTCTTTTTCAAACTTGATATTACATTGTTTTGAGAAACCAAAATCTATGTATAAAGCTAAACAATTCAATCTTGTTGTGCAAGTTTGAAATGGAGCTTCTAAGAATGCTTTTATATTGGGGGTGCATGTAATATGCCGGCCCCTTTTATTTGTAGGTTGTGTAGGTATGTTCAGGCTAGATATCATGTGTACTAGGTTGATATATGTTGTAGAAGTACAGGTAGTATAAACAATTGTTGGATAGTTCATCATATCGTAAATGTGATTTCTTAATGTATGGGCATTTTGTTACTCCATTATAGAAGTTCAGCACTGATGAGGATAATGTGTGGGTTATCAACAGGGAAGTTGTGATACCCAGCTCTATTAGCAATCTGCAAATTTGGGTCAAGTCCTGGGGTTGTGTATTAGGTCAGTGTAGGCTGTAAAGGCAATTACAGGGCTGCCGCTTTGATGACTCATTTGTTCAAGTATCTTATCAATATGGCTAGCGCATGCCCCAAAGGTCTAAACAATGATCCTGTTGTAATCTATGTCTTCCTACTCCATTTTGGAATTCATGAATGCTTAAAACTTGAGCCCCAAATTTCTTTTACATGATTAATTACTTTTCttgttatttttttctaaaGTCAAAGCTGCACGCCTTAATGGTTTCCTTCACTGGTATCACTGGGAGTTACAGATCTGATTTCATTCtcttgactttttttttttgtaattttctcTTATTAGGTTTGAAAAGGTAATTTTatcttataataattttttatgcCTTTTATTAATCTGTAATTTTAAGTTTCAGAACACAAAGAGTATTTCAGCTCAACAGATGGATAATGGGAAATTGCCTCCTGGATGGGTGAGCATAAGTTGTCAGATGTAATTTAAGTTTTGCATCTTTTTTCGGTATATTTTACTTGAGGTCCAGAATGCAAGCTGTAGAGAATATATGTGCAACTGTATAGATGTGCAACCTGTGATTGGGAAATGATTTGTGGACCATGAATCCCATATTCAGAATTGGTCACACCACCCCCATGAACGTGTCTAGTGACATTGCGACTAGTAGTTAAGAAAGAGTGGGAACATAGAACCTTCAATGATAATCTCAGACATGTATGGAATGTTAATATCATTTTTGTTAGGGGTATATATAAGTTCTAAATGTTTAAGGCCTAGTTTGGTACAACTTCACTTCTAAAAAAATCAGCTTTTAGGTCGGCTTTTAAAATTCATAGTGTTTGGTAACTTTAGAAAAATCAGCTTTTATAGAATTTATAGGTCACCCACAGTAGCTTTTAAAAGCAACCCGAAGGTTTCTTTTAGAAGCTGCTTTTACTCAAAGCTCATTAAATGTTAATATTTTTAtgtaaattctcaaataacaCCCTTCTATAATCATTCTcaataaattaaaacaaatCATGTCCTTTTTGGTCGTTGACCATATCTACAGCAGCTATTACCAAACAATTTATTTATCGAAAGCACTTGTAAAAGTAGTATTTACCAAACACAAACCTGTTTTAATTCACAGCTGATTTTTTTCATAGTACAGTagaagcaatttttttttaatcgcAGCAATACCAAACTAGCCCTAAATCCCATAGCAACTATTATACAGCTTATGAGTTTTGTTAGGTGGGGCTGGCATTGGTTGACATCCCAAAGGATATTAAAAAGTAACATATACAGGGACATTTGTGCTCTTTCTATTCTGTAAAAGTGTTGCACATCCAATGATCCTATGCTGTAGGCCTGTAGCATTGGATAGCATGAGGCTtaaaattatgttttatgCAAGACTATAAACAAGTAACATACACAAGCTCATATCTGTTCGGTTAATTTGTAAAGTTGTTTTACACATCCATTGCTGTAGAGTGCAAGTAGTAGAGAttgtatttttttagttttctcataattttttgtttctgCTGTTATTAACCTGTAACTTGTTAAATTACTACATAGGTGGCAGCAAAAGACCCTGGAAGTGGTAGTTTGTATTATTTTAATGAGACCACAGGGAGGAGTCAATGGGAAAAACCTGCTGCAACATCTTCTAATACACCACTTCAGTCACCTTTGTCTCTTCTGGAAGATTGGGTGGAGGCTTTAGATGAAACAACAGGTATCCCTAAAATTTTACATATGCATAAGTTATTTTAAGTTCCAGTAAACCAGCATTGCACCTTTGGGGGATGTTTGGTACACAGGATGTTTGTAGCTGGTCTTAAATCTTTTAACAATCCTGCACTCCTCAAGCTGGGCTTGTGCTATAGAAGGCGTAACCCATGTTTGGCGCCATCATCCCAGCTCCAGGTTCTACCACATCTTCGTTCGACTTCATGCCCAGAAATACAACCTCATCCTCATCCGCGCAATATGAAGACatttataaaaaatttcaatcacCCAATAATCTTAATCTttaattacaatttttttgAAATCCCAATTCAATTTTCCTTTTCACTTTCTGGAATGAACCTTTTTTCCCTTTTAGTTACATCAGCTTACCTTTCTACCTAGAAGCTGATGTGGCAGGCTCTCTTTCATGGCAGAATCTAACTTGTATGAAGATATGGAGTATGGAGGTGCAATGGACATGGGAATATTGTTGGAGAAACTTTGGTGGTGCTAAGATGGCATCCAAAATTTGACCCTATAGAGGTGTTGTCAAGATGTAATACAAGTCTGCAGTGGGAGCTGGGTCTGCTTAGGTGTGGGAGATTGGGAGTACTGGAGCCGCCGCGGAATTATGGGTAGATGGGGTTTAGTTGAATTGCTGGTTGAGAAAAATGAGAACGAATTGAAGGGAAGAGGAGAGCGAGTGAGGGATGCTTCTTCATGGTCCCATGGTTTTTTGTGTCTTTATGGTAGACGAGTTTTTGGTGTTTTTTGGGACACCGCAATCCCAAGTAAATTAACCCACTACGCACCAAACATGGGATGTCTGATATTGGATTGTGTAAGACAGTCCAAACCCATCCAATCCCGCGTTTCAAAACGTCTCCTTGGTGCTTCCACACCTTTCAAATTGCTTGACATTTGCCCCTCAAAAGGAGATATTGAAAACATTCCTTTAGTTTTCATGAGAATGATATGTAAGAGAAGACTCCTGATGGCTTCGACTTCCAGTTCTTTAATCCTGCTTAGGTAGGACAAACACAATAGTTTCCAAGTCATCAATTGCTCAGCCAGATCCTCAGCTTCCTGATCATTCTGGTTCCCCCCCAGCTCAGTAGAGGTCACGAACAAGAGTAATTGATATAGACTAATATGAATTGAGAGAGAATGATAGATgaggtgaaaaaaattattgtcTTCCATTGTGCATTTGATAAACAGATATGGGCTCTCTGTTATTAGCGGATTGATGATATAATCCAAATTGGTTCCAGGATTACTTGTCTTTCGTGGGAATAACAAGAAGGCAGATACCCTGATGGGGGTATACGGTCCTTCATCTTGTGGTTGGGAATCAGTAAGGAGTTGGAGTAGCACTGAGATAGAAAACTATTCAGTTGGCATCTTTATATAAACATTTTGATGAATCGTCTTACTGTTAAGCTTTGTTGAGTGGGGAGTGTTAATTTGATTGTAATATAGTGTTTATTACATATATGGTTTGAGTGGATTTCTCTTTCACCTCACGTCCTTACTTCTATTATTTACGTTTGATAAAATTTGTGTTTCGTTTAAAAAAGAAtggctattgaatttgatgtcAGAGTAAATATCAGGTTTCTCTTAACAGCCACATGGTAATATTTCATCAAGAAAGTCTCATGATTGGAATTGGAAGATAGATAAGATATTTAGATGATAGAGGACAGAAGGGGAAATTATGGTTTACAGATGGGCAAAGAGACGAATAGGGCTAATCATAGATAGACTAGGGAGTAGGGAGATAGGCAGAAGAATTAAAGGGgaatcaagagaaactggGATAGGATTCTTGATAACAATTAGCTAGTTAAATGTCTAATCTTTATAAATAGAGTACTTTCCTTATTTGTTATATTCTGTATCATTTCAAGGGAAAGCTAGGCACTGCTTGGGATTTCTTCCTGAATCCATGGAACTCTAGGATGACCAGATTAAGCTTTATAATTGTATGCTgtttaaacatttttttttaaactgaaTTTTTCTGCACATACACAGGTCACAAGTATTACTATAATATGAAGACATATGTATCACAATGGAAACACCCAAACTTAGAACAGAAAATTGCATCTCAACGTGGTCAGGGTGCATCTGAGCTACAGGTAGAAAAGGATCAGTTATCCGAACAAAGGAGATGCATGGATTGTGGTGGATGGGGGGTAGGCCTTGTTCAGATGTGGGACTACTGCAATCACTGCACGAGGTAAGGATGACTCTGTTGATCACAAGCTATCTATTGACTGGTCTGTTTGTTAtgtatgattttcattatataaTACATTATTAATGCTTGTCCAGATAAGTGCTCCATCAGGTGCACAAAAAGACTTTGGTTGGATCTTTAAATACTCTTTCCGGATTAGATTAGTACAACCTATccccttttattttttatttttgttctcaGAAGAACAAGACTATTGACAGAAGAAATACAAACAGTACATTAGGATTATTGAACAAACAATTTATGAGATAGAAACAGCTAGCTAGCAGATACATCCTCAATCCTGCTAGATGTCAACACCCCTAGAAGCCTCTGGACCACAAGAAAGAGGACCCAATATATCATCCCCATCTCATGAGGATTgtcaaaagtcaaaactatATATGCCTATGAACAATATGACTCCCTAAAGTCTGCAACTGTTATCTATATATTATGAATTGCCACATTTTCACAGAGATGAAGAGGAAAAGTTAGATTTGGATGGACGATCTTAgaaaaaaacaccactatgAAGGTCAAATTTA
This genomic interval from Argentina anserina chromosome 1, drPotAnse1.1, whole genome shotgun sequence contains the following:
- the LOC126787309 gene encoding uncharacterized protein LOC126787309 isoform X1, whose protein sequence is MEEEDDEPVPLPPCVSATPSHIEIAAQRDYYPEYHTNSKVCISLLSPFKSTDLVMIDYIILNVNSREARGVGGDDSSDIFSERPDSGALKEHLLKMTTDHRALMAVKRGTQDQQGNLEIGNGYGVPGGGAYHGGMRSNNTLPRNLGLGINEMGQMNFEPDKGFEQKHPSKELSEYLKKKLRDRGILKDDSNKDDVFQNTKSISAQQMDNGKLPPGWVAAKDPGSGSLYYFNETTGRSQWEKPAATSSNTPLQSPLSLLEDWVEALDETTGHKYYYNMKTYVSQWKHPNLEQKIASQRGQGASELQVEKDQLSEQRRCMDCGGWGVGLVQMWDYCNHCTRTLALPQSQYLTASLNFNQQTTSAADIRGDSDIKATMQRSNQKPPIGKGNKKESRKRVYSEDDELDPMDPSSYSDAPRGGWVVGLKGVQPRAADTTATGPLFQQRPYPSPGAVLRKNAELASQTKSSSHLAPISKRGDGSDGLGDAD
- the LOC126787309 gene encoding uncharacterized protein LOC126787309 isoform X4; protein product: MEEEDDEPVPLPPCVSATPSHIEIAAQSIVFHEQEITTQNIIRTQREARGVGGDDSSDIFSERPDSGALKEHLLKMTTDHRALMAVKRGTQDQQGNLEIGNGYGVPGGGAYHGGMRSNNTLPRNLGLGINEMGQMNFEPDKGFEQKHPSKELSEYLKKKLRDRGILKDDSNKDDVFQNTKSISAQQMDNGKLPPGWVAAKDPGSGSLYYFNETTGRSQWEKPAATSSNTPLQSPLSLLEDWVEALDETTGHKYYYNMKTYVSQWKHPNLEQKIASQRGQGASELQVEKDQLSEQRRCMDCGGWGVGLVQMWDYCNHCTRTLALPQSQYLTASLNFNQQTTSAADIRGDSDIKATMQRSNQKPPIGKGNKKESRKRVYSEDDELDPMDPSSYSDAPRGGWVVGLKGVQPRAADTTATGPLFQQRPYPSPGAVLRKNAELASQTKSSSHLAPISKRGDGSDGLGDAD
- the LOC126787309 gene encoding uncharacterized protein LOC126787309 isoform X2, giving the protein MEEEDDEPVPLPPCVSATPSHIEIAAQRDYYPEYHTNSKVCISLLSPFKSTDLVMIDYIILNVNSREARGVGGDDSSDIFSERPDSGALKEHLLKMTTDHRALMAVKRGTQDQQGNLEIGNGYGVPGGGAYHGGMRSNNTLPRNLGLGINEMGQMNFEPDKGFEQKHPSKELSEYLKKKLRDRGILKDDSNKDDVNTKSISAQQMDNGKLPPGWVAAKDPGSGSLYYFNETTGRSQWEKPAATSSNTPLQSPLSLLEDWVEALDETTGHKYYYNMKTYVSQWKHPNLEQKIASQRGQGASELQVEKDQLSEQRRCMDCGGWGVGLVQMWDYCNHCTRTLALPQSQYLTASLNFNQQTTSAADIRGDSDIKATMQRSNQKPPIGKGNKKESRKRVYSEDDELDPMDPSSYSDAPRGGWVVGLKGVQPRAADTTATGPLFQQRPYPSPGAVLRKNAELASQTKSSSHLAPISKRGDGSDGLGDAD
- the LOC126787309 gene encoding uncharacterized protein LOC126787309 isoform X3, which translates into the protein MEEEDDEPVPLPPCVSATPSHIEIAAQRDYYPEYHTNSKVCISLLSPFKSTDLVMIDYIILNVNSREARGVGGDDSSDIFSERPDSGALKEHLLKMTTDHRALMAVKRGTQDQQGNLEIGNGYGVPGGGAYHGGNLGLGINEMGQMNFEPDKGFEQKHPSKELSEYLKKKLRDRGILKDDSNKDDVFQNTKSISAQQMDNGKLPPGWVAAKDPGSGSLYYFNETTGRSQWEKPAATSSNTPLQSPLSLLEDWVEALDETTGHKYYYNMKTYVSQWKHPNLEQKIASQRGQGASELQVEKDQLSEQRRCMDCGGWGVGLVQMWDYCNHCTRTLALPQSQYLTASLNFNQQTTSAADIRGDSDIKATMQRSNQKPPIGKGNKKESRKRVYSEDDELDPMDPSSYSDAPRGGWVVGLKGVQPRAADTTATGPLFQQRPYPSPGAVLRKNAELASQTKSSSHLAPISKRGDGSDGLGDAD
- the LOC126787309 gene encoding uncharacterized protein LOC126787309 isoform X5, whose product is MMSLCLSLPAFLQLLLILKLLRKEITTQNIIRTQREARGVGGDDSSDIFSERPDSGALKEHLLKMTTDHRALMAVKRGTQDQQGNLEIGNGYGVPGGGAYHGGMRSNNTLPRNLGLGINEMGQMNFEPDKGFEQKHPSKELSEYLKKKLRDRGILKDDSNKDDVFQNTKSISAQQMDNGKLPPGWVAAKDPGSGSLYYFNETTGRSQWEKPAATSSNTPLQSPLSLLEDWVEALDETTGHKYYYNMKTYVSQWKHPNLEQKIASQRGQGASELQVEKDQLSEQRRCMDCGGWGVGLVQMWDYCNHCTRTLALPQSQYLTASLNFNQQTTSAADIRGDSDIKATMQRSNQKPPIGKGNKKESRKRVYSEDDELDPMDPSSYSDAPRGGWVVGLKGVQPRAADTTATGPLFQQRPYPSPGAVLRKNAELASQTKSSSHLAPISKRGDGSDGLGDAD